GAAACTCACCCTTCTGAATCCGAGGCCGTAGAGTGTTTCCAGATGTGCTCTTGTGGTATTGTTCGGGTGCCCTTCAAAGGAAAACTCGGGCTCTTCTGCGATTTCCACCGTTTCAAAGATCCCTTCCAGTAAAGCTCTTAAATTTTGCGGCGAAAAGAAAGTAGGTGTACCGCCTCCCAGATGCAGCTCTTTTAATTTGGGCTTTTCATTGAAAAGGCGGAGATACAGCTGCCATTCTTTCAGTACGCTTTCCAGGTACGGGATTTCAACGCTGTGCTGTTTGGTAATACGTTTATGGCAGGCACAGAATGTACACAAAGCCTCACAGAAAGGCAGGTGGATGTAAATAGAAATCCCCTCTTCTGCATTGCTCTCCCTGAATGACCGGATTACACTCTGCTTCCAAAGCTCCGGTGAAAACGAGCTTTCGTCCCAGTAAGGGACGGTGGGATAAGAGGTGTAACGCGGGCCGGGAATATTATATTTATCTATTAAAGAATTCATTGCGGGTTTCAACTTTTTAGATGAACTTCAGGATAGAAATTCATTATGCAAAATTAAATATATCTTATGAATTTTGAATAATGAAATATATTAGGGTTTTTTTTCGAAATTTATAATGAGTCTAAATACCTCTTCGGCAAACTTCTTCCCCATATCAATATAGCCTGCGCTGTTGTAATGCCACGGATCATTGCCATAACCGTAATTTTTGGTAGACCGCACAATGGCTGCATTTTTATCTTTCTTAACAAATTTCTCCTGTGTATACTGAACAAGCTCACCCGTTTTCCAGACTCTCCCGGAAGGGTCTTTCCCGGAATCCGAAATTTTACCGATCACTACCGGAAGGTCATCCGCCAGCAAAGCGGCCCTCATCTGGTTCATTAATATTTTCAGGTGATCATAATAAGCACCTGCAATCGCTTCGGTATAGCTGGCATCGCCTTCACCCTGCATCCAGAGAATCCCTGATGGGACGATGATGTCTTTTTTGCCGTCTTTATCAATATCTGTTTCCGACAGGGCATTTTTCATCGTTTTTAAGAAATGATCATATTGGTTGAGCCCGTTGGTTCCGTAATAATCGGCATCCCAGCATCCGAAATTTGCTTTTGCGGCACTGTCAATGGATGTTCCTTCCCTGGCGTATTTAATCAGCGCAATTCTATCATTGGGGAAGAGTTTCTTCATCTCTCTGGCAAAAGACAGCTCCAGACCGAAACGGTCTGAAAGGGTATTTGTTTTTCCGTCTGATCTAAAACCGGTTCCGTTGCCGGGCTTCAGCACCTCCCATTTCCCGGTTCCGCCGTTCAGATCTCCGTCCGGGACGGAATTCCCCTGAAAGATGTAAACGTCTTTAAAGATTTTAAGATCATCAGGCAGGTCTTTATTGTAGCCGAAACCGTTCATATTGGATTGTCCGGCGAGAACAAAAACCCTGACTTTCTGGGCATAGAATAAAGCAGGAATCAGTAAAAGAAATAATATTTTTAAGTTTTTCATGCACAAAATTTAATCAAAGGTAAAGCGAATAATGCTTTAAATAAAGTCCTGTGGAAAGATATGCTCTATAGTAAGAATTCAGATACTGAATCAGGTTATCTTCTGTCTATCCAATGAGGTTCCGGAATGGATTCGAGAAAAACTTTCCACTCTTTTAAAATGGCCAGGAAATCCGTAACAGGCACCCTGATCTCAGTCCCGCCTGTATTAAATACGGCAGCAGGCGGATCCGGCGGATGATTTCTTATTTCGACAGATTCCGAATCATGGTAGCCCCAGATCGTGTAGTTTTCAAAATCAAAAGTATAATCCAGTGAATTAATTTCACCTCTGATATGTTCTGTAAGTTCCAAGCCGTTTGGCTCCAGAAAGCTTGCAATTTCATGATTTAAAGCATTTCCGTTAATATTACTCACACCAATACAAGGTCTCCTGGTAAAACCGGGCATTTCGGAAATACAAAAAGTTAAATTATATTTTTTTGAAGTATTCATCTTTTAAAACTGCAGTTTCATCACAGAAATTTTATCTTTTCCTGCAAAAACAATTGTGTTTCCGTCAATCCACTCACAGACAAAAAACCCTTTTTCATCAGAAATCTTTTTCCATGTCTTACCGAAGTCTGAAGAATAGCTGATGTGCCGGTCTCCCACTGAAACAATCTCTTTTCCTCCGGACCCGGGTTTGATTTTTACACAGGTAGTGTATCCTGCATTCTGCCCTGAAGCCTGTACCTGCCAGGTTTTCCCTGCGTCTTTTGTGGTAGCAATGTTATTGATGTTTGCCTCCTGTTTTGTATAGTCTCCGCCAACTGCAATCCCGAACCGGTCATCTGAAAAATCAATAGAATAGATGCCCTGCGAAGATTCACCCTGCACAAATGGGGTATTAAAAACTTCAAAATCACCTTTTTTAAGGTTTAACCGCAGAATTCTGGAAGCTTTTCCGCCGGTAGCGATCCACAGGTAGTTTTTTGTGGAAGCCATATTGGTATTGCTGGCTGCAAATGCCGCTTCCCCT
The sequence above is a segment of the Chryseobacterium sp. JJR-5R genome. Coding sequences within it:
- a CDS encoding glycosyl hydrolase, yielding MKKIFPVIFSLLGMMMFSQKVERFETLFSDKISIRAIELYDGKIWYSGTDSKFGFVDLKNPKNQKQIQLSEKKLQFRTLAQDKNSFYAVNIESPAEFFKISKINLTAEIVYSDTAKTSFYDALHFVNEKHAFAFSDAGTDNRLKLAEWKYGKWSMYSSTIILEKGEAAFAASNTNMASTKNYLWIATGGKASRILRLNLKKGDFEVFNTPFVQGESSQGIYSIDFSDDRFGIAVGGDYTKQEANINNIATTKDAGKTWQVQASGQNAGYTTCVKIKPGSGGKEIVSVGDRHISYSSDFGKTWKKISDEKGFFVCEWIDGNTIVFAGKDKISVMKLQF
- a CDS encoding sialate O-acetylesterase; amino-acid sequence: MKNLKILFLLLIPALFYAQKVRVFVLAGQSNMNGFGYNKDLPDDLKIFKDVYIFQGNSVPDGDLNGGTGKWEVLKPGNGTGFRSDGKTNTLSDRFGLELSFAREMKKLFPNDRIALIKYAREGTSIDSAAKANFGCWDADYYGTNGLNQYDHFLKTMKNALSETDIDKDGKKDIIVPSGILWMQGEGDASYTEAIAGAYYDHLKILMNQMRAALLADDLPVVIGKISDSGKDPSGRVWKTGELVQYTQEKFVKKDKNAAIVRSTKNYGYGNDPWHYNSAGYIDMGKKFAEEVFRLIINFEKKP